In the Deinococcus misasensis DSM 22328 genome, one interval contains:
- a CDS encoding RNA methyltransferase yields the protein MSAFALSVILVSPKTPGNIGSAARAMKNMGAAELRIVAPRCNVLDSEALAFSVHAEDLIRSAPIFDTLEEALADLDFAMGTTARQHHDLPEQIFPSEARPLLKAFQKVGIVFGREESGLTTEELARCQAIIRIPTSDYASLNLAQAVLLCCYELLQADRSSGAAPVVTEEAPEIAPREQMERFYTQLEEFILKVQYTDHPRVKHKMRQFRKIFDQARMNEDQIRMLRGLWAQALWAAKTKKFVVED from the coding sequence ATGTCGGCTTTTGCCCTATCGGTGATCCTTGTTTCCCCAAAAACCCCCGGCAACATCGGGTCGGCAGCCCGGGCCATGAAGAACATGGGCGCTGCCGAATTGCGAATTGTTGCCCCCAGATGCAACGTGCTGGACAGCGAAGCCCTCGCTTTCAGTGTGCACGCTGAAGACCTGATTCGCAGTGCCCCCATTTTTGACACGCTGGAAGAGGCTCTGGCAGATCTCGATTTTGCCATGGGCACCACCGCCCGCCAGCACCACGACCTCCCAGAGCAAATTTTTCCATCTGAAGCCCGTCCCTTGCTCAAGGCTTTCCAGAAGGTGGGCATCGTGTTTGGCCGTGAAGAATCCGGCCTGACCACCGAAGAACTGGCCCGCTGTCAGGCGATCATTCGGATTCCCACCTCGGATTATGCCTCCCTGAATCTGGCACAGGCGGTTTTGCTGTGCTGCTATGAATTGCTGCAGGCAGACCGCAGCTCTGGCGCGGCCCCTGTGGTGACCGAAGAAGCCCCAGAAATTGCCCCCAGAGAGCAAATGGAGCGGTTCTACACCCAGCTGGAAGAATTCATCCTGAAAGTGCAGTACACCGACCATCCCAGAGTGAAGCACAAGATGCGTCAATTCCGAAAAATCTTTGATCAGGCCCGCATGAATGAGGACCAGATCCGCATGCTCAGGGGCCTGTGGGCGCAGGCTTTGTGGGCTGCGAAGACGAAGAAGTTTGTGGTTGAGGATTAA
- a CDS encoding glycogen synthase produces MMPHSKLHVLHVSTEVFPFSRTGGLADVAGALPYAIQKHGHVSSTLSPWYETLNTPQPPEVIKSFQVPGIGNIELGQVTIDGVNHYFLNFPLVHTPKLYGYENDPERFARFCLAAMHALLHLPHVDVLHAHDWGVGLLPAMIQYAAPHPRLHGISTAFTIHNLQHQGRWNPQDVLGWTHLPSYLVHPDGVEFFGDVNYIKSGIRYADVVTTVSPTYAQEITTPLYGENLDGILRQTQYQGKLRGILNGLDTERWDPRVDPDIVQFSDYTGKKAATEALRQEFNFDEKPILAAVTRLATQKGLDLMLPFLKELLEDWNILILGGGDANLEGIFAVLDEHVPSFKFRSGMQEALSHRIYAGADAFLMPSRFEPCGLSQMISMRYGTLPIVRDTGGLHDTVPPHIGFRFREATPQALRNVLREARGVYEDKAAWEARVREGMKQDFSWEKAAAEYIALYRTLLED; encoded by the coding sequence ATGATGCCGCATTCTAAATTGCACGTCCTGCACGTATCCACAGAGGTGTTCCCCTTCTCCAGAACAGGCGGTCTGGCAGATGTGGCCGGAGCCCTCCCCTACGCCATCCAGAAGCATGGACATGTCTCCAGCACCCTGAGCCCATGGTATGAGACCCTCAACACCCCACAACCTCCCGAGGTGATCAAAAGCTTTCAGGTGCCCGGAATTGGCAACATCGAACTGGGACAGGTGACCATCGATGGGGTCAACCACTACTTTCTGAACTTCCCTCTGGTGCACACCCCCAAACTGTACGGCTATGAGAACGACCCTGAGCGCTTCGCACGGTTCTGCCTTGCAGCCATGCACGCCTTGCTTCACCTGCCCCATGTGGATGTGCTGCATGCCCACGATTGGGGGGTGGGCCTCTTGCCTGCCATGATCCAGTATGCTGCCCCGCACCCGAGGTTGCACGGCATCAGCACGGCCTTCACCATCCACAACCTCCAGCACCAGGGCCGTTGGAACCCTCAGGATGTGCTGGGTTGGACCCACCTTCCTTCTTATCTGGTGCATCCAGATGGGGTGGAGTTCTTTGGAGATGTCAACTACATCAAATCTGGCATCCGGTATGCCGATGTGGTCACCACCGTTTCACCGACCTATGCTCAGGAAATCACCACCCCCCTGTACGGCGAAAATCTGGATGGCATTTTGCGCCAGACCCAGTATCAGGGCAAATTGCGGGGCATCCTGAACGGTCTGGACACCGAACGCTGGGACCCACGTGTGGACCCCGACATCGTGCAATTCAGCGATTACACAGGCAAAAAAGCCGCCACAGAAGCCCTCCGTCAGGAATTCAACTTCGACGAGAAACCCATTCTGGCTGCCGTCACCCGTCTGGCCACCCAGAAAGGCCTCGATTTGATGCTGCCCTTCTTGAAAGAACTGCTGGAAGACTGGAACATCCTGATCCTCGGGGGTGGAGATGCCAACCTTGAAGGCATTTTTGCTGTTCTGGATGAGCATGTGCCTTCTTTCAAGTTCCGCTCTGGCATGCAAGAAGCCCTGTCCCACCGGATTTATGCAGGTGCAGATGCCTTTTTAATGCCCAGCCGTTTTGAGCCTTGCGGCCTGAGCCAGATGATCAGCATGCGTTACGGCACCCTGCCCATCGTGCGTGACACAGGCGGACTGCATGACACCGTGCCCCCCCACATCGGCTTCCGGTTCCGCGAGGCCACCCCTCAGGCCCTCAGAAACGTCCTGCGTGAAGCCAGAGGGGTCTATGAAGACAAAGCCGCATGGGAAGCCCGGGTGCGCGAAGGCATGAAACAGGACTTCTCCTGGGAGAAAGCCGCTGCAGAATACATCGCTTTGTATCGGACCTTGCTGGAAGATTGA
- a CDS encoding histidine kinase encodes MSMKPLDFLHPASEPEQLSRSVRLARNVMPPLILVTVLGFETLMRLWIEPHATIARLVFYGGVGPLATYFTIAWILEGIKVRARMELEQARLYKELDTVQVLIKRLAEASDLEEVLDVAARGLVQASGAQSGMLILPGQVFRVMDADGTLHSTPDGFPTELPRVIEHRGAENGTLLAVPFYSSGRLSGGAYLKFSLEMTMEQRTLVEALSGEVGTAIEAAQQRTRDLMTLYQVDESIRAERNMNRLLESVLTRMMERSGAEAGFAYLVDQDGVLRLVWARDFDGIIHQGGAVSTFAKEVAEVRTPLMTSDAPTETMLKCASHAIGVPMLEGEHLEGVLVLAYQHNPPLGGAGVQLLALMANQATLAVRNARAYLYSEELAINEERNRIAREIHDGIAQSLAFTAIKLDLAERLLERDPEKARTEIVLSKQTLREQIKEVRRSIFALRPIDLERFGLVETVKKYVSDFGEQHNILTDLSVQGEVHLSPSDEAVIFRILQESLNNVAKHSQAKRVWVSLVAGESVTLMVGDDGKGFDPSLVGERVTTAGGLGLKQMRERIEARGGSYHIDSQMGQGTTVTVTLPTG; translated from the coding sequence ATGTCCATGAAACCGCTGGATTTTCTGCACCCTGCCAGTGAACCCGAGCAACTGTCGCGCAGCGTCAGGCTGGCCCGCAATGTGATGCCGCCCCTGATTCTGGTGACGGTGCTGGGGTTTGAGACCCTGATGCGCCTGTGGATCGAACCGCATGCCACCATTGCCCGACTGGTGTTTTATGGTGGCGTGGGACCTCTGGCGACGTATTTCACCATTGCGTGGATTCTGGAAGGCATCAAGGTGCGGGCCAGAATGGAACTGGAACAGGCCCGGCTTTACAAGGAACTGGACACCGTGCAGGTTTTGATCAAACGCCTTGCCGAGGCCAGCGATCTGGAAGAGGTGCTGGATGTGGCCGCCAGGGGGCTGGTGCAGGCTTCTGGCGCGCAATCTGGCATGCTGATCCTGCCCGGTCAGGTGTTCCGGGTGATGGATGCCGATGGCACCCTCCACAGCACCCCGGATGGCTTTCCCACCGAATTGCCCAGAGTGATCGAGCACCGTGGGGCTGAAAATGGCACCTTGCTGGCCGTGCCTTTTTACTCGTCGGGACGGCTTTCTGGTGGAGCTTATCTCAAATTCAGCCTTGAGATGACCATGGAACAGCGCACCCTGGTGGAGGCCCTCTCTGGCGAGGTGGGAACCGCCATTGAGGCCGCACAGCAACGCACCAGAGACCTGATGACCCTGTATCAGGTGGATGAATCCATCCGCGCGGAACGCAACATGAACCGCCTTCTGGAAAGCGTGCTGACCCGCATGATGGAACGCAGCGGTGCAGAGGCCGGATTCGCCTATCTGGTGGATCAGGATGGTGTACTCAGGCTGGTTTGGGCAAGAGATTTTGATGGGATCATCCATCAAGGCGGAGCAGTGAGCACATTTGCAAAAGAAGTGGCAGAGGTTCGCACACCACTGATGACCAGTGATGCCCCCACCGAAACCATGCTCAAATGCGCCTCTCACGCCATTGGTGTACCCATGCTGGAAGGGGAACATCTGGAGGGGGTGCTGGTGCTGGCCTACCAGCACAATCCGCCTCTGGGAGGGGCAGGGGTACAATTGCTGGCCCTGATGGCCAATCAGGCCACTCTGGCGGTCCGGAATGCCAGAGCCTACCTGTACTCCGAAGAACTGGCCATCAACGAAGAACGCAACCGCATTGCCCGCGAAATCCACGACGGCATCGCCCAGAGTCTGGCTTTCACCGCCATCAAACTGGACCTTGCAGAACGCCTGCTGGAACGGGACCCCGAAAAAGCCCGCACCGAAATCGTGCTCTCCAAACAAACCCTGCGTGAACAAATCAAAGAAGTCCGGCGCAGCATTTTTGCCCTCAGGCCCATCGATCTGGAGCGCTTCGGACTGGTGGAAACCGTCAAAAAATACGTCTCAGATTTTGGCGAGCAACACAACATCCTGACCGACCTGAGTGTCCAGGGCGAAGTGCACCTCTCTCCCAGCGATGAAGCGGTGATCTTCCGGATCCTGCAAGAAAGCCTCAACAACGTGGCAAAACACTCGCAAGCCAAACGGGTCTGGGTGTCTCTGGTGGCCGGAGAATCGGTGACGTTGATGGTCGGAGACGACGGCAAAGGCTTTGATCCCTCTCTGGTCGGAGAACGGGTCACCACCGCAGGGGGTCTGGGCCTCAAACAGATGCGGGAACGCATTGAAGCCCGCGGAGGCAGTTACCACATTGACAGCCAGATGGGGCAGGGGACGACGGTAACGGTGACTTTGCCGACGGGGTGA
- a CDS encoding bifunctional diguanylate cyclase/phosphodiesterase codes for MLRQVLDGVQDLLILLTPEGRILQTSPRVQSFLKVQPPQGALVSELPCWSAENQQQLALLLNPPPNVPLQWTLDQPTGRLLAFLTPLHNTTGKITHVLMELQPHAQAEHQVLEVLQHSQNALALLHEDQLVWSNMALGRLLGLPCQEISGTGLLRLLDLQEQNPPEHIRWTRPDGETLWLHATLQHHTLEGTDATYTLLEFADATPELKARQDMDVLHRQLEFALQSSGVGSWEWDVQHNTLLWDARMCEMYGLEAQRFEGPFEEWPKLVHPEDSGKVVGFTYQTLNGINSTAEFRILLPDGLIRHTRVVGHPICDEHGRPQKIMGTSWDITPEKRIELELREAHRIAQIGSWKWDLVHRTLECSEDFRRMLGYPLDAPLPTLDDLRAMFVPQSLQNLQAAMDEAIVQQDDFALDVELKVKGQTRWIHLKGRTAQNRERQVVLLYGTAQDITESRKAREALQALSNRLLLATEAGGIGIWEWDSDTMCIEMDRKMLELLNIPEQGSHRQDIYQLIRAQILNDDQPMLEEFFRAVAEGRQQWQHILHADFRVSLKRGKFRVIRSHARVLPGTSLGTFRMLGTAWDITDQKTTEHLIRHQANHDALTDLPNRRLFFELLSQEIKNTHRTDHFCAVLFIDLDRFKEVNDTFGHQAGDELLKEVSNRLKMCTRASDVLARLSGDEFVIMLTHLSEISPAAMIAERILAILSHPIKLGRENITITASIGIAVYPEDAEDANKLLVYADQAMYNAKNEGKNRYAFFQKAMQDQALQKRTLTLELSQAIRRNELEMYYQPILDLNTHSILKAEALLRWKHPEKGFISPAVFIPIAEESDLIHALGDWVFKTVVQQIRSWNQQGLPEIDVSVNVSAKQFLQKGTMERFMGYTREAGIHPDRLIIEITESVFLQDAFEIAEQFRLLQEAGIRLALDDFGTGYSSLNYLTRFDTRFIKIDRSFVKNLTEDSSSPIIDAIIAMSHQLGKTVIAEGVETRQQVEWLKARSCDYVQGYYYAKPMPAADFVKFVLEFMAPLDPDMH; via the coding sequence ATGCTGAGACAGGTGCTGGATGGGGTGCAAGATCTGTTGATCCTGCTGACCCCTGAAGGCCGCATCCTGCAGACCAGCCCCAGAGTCCAGAGCTTCCTCAAGGTTCAGCCTCCTCAAGGTGCTCTGGTGTCTGAGTTGCCCTGCTGGTCGGCTGAGAACCAACAACAACTGGCTTTGTTGCTGAACCCTCCTCCAAACGTGCCCCTCCAGTGGACCCTGGACCAGCCCACAGGACGCCTGCTGGCTTTCTTGACCCCCTTGCACAACACCACCGGCAAAATCACCCATGTGCTGATGGAATTGCAGCCCCATGCTCAGGCGGAGCACCAGGTGCTGGAAGTGCTTCAACACAGCCAGAATGCATTGGCCTTGCTGCATGAGGATCAACTGGTCTGGAGCAACATGGCCCTTGGGCGCCTGCTGGGCCTGCCCTGTCAGGAGATTTCAGGGACAGGTTTGCTGCGTTTGCTGGACCTGCAAGAGCAAAACCCACCAGAGCACATCCGTTGGACCCGTCCGGATGGGGAAACGCTCTGGTTGCATGCCACCCTGCAACACCACACGCTGGAAGGGACAGATGCCACGTACACCCTGTTGGAGTTTGCAGATGCCACCCCCGAATTGAAAGCCCGACAGGACATGGATGTTTTGCACAGGCAACTGGAATTTGCCCTGCAGAGCAGTGGGGTGGGAAGCTGGGAGTGGGATGTGCAGCACAACACCCTGCTCTGGGATGCCCGGATGTGTGAGATGTATGGTCTGGAAGCCCAACGTTTTGAAGGTCCTTTTGAGGAATGGCCCAAACTGGTTCACCCCGAGGACAGCGGCAAAGTGGTGGGGTTCACTTACCAGACCCTGAACGGCATCAACAGCACCGCAGAGTTTCGCATTCTGCTTCCAGATGGGTTGATCCGGCACACGCGGGTGGTGGGGCACCCGATCTGCGATGAACACGGCAGACCCCAGAAAATCATGGGCACCAGTTGGGACATCACCCCCGAGAAACGCATCGAACTGGAACTCCGTGAGGCCCACCGCATTGCCCAGATTGGCAGCTGGAAATGGGACCTCGTGCACCGCACCCTCGAATGCTCAGAAGACTTCCGGCGGATGCTCGGGTATCCTCTGGATGCGCCTCTGCCCACCCTGGACGACTTGAGGGCCATGTTCGTGCCCCAGAGTTTGCAGAACCTGCAAGCGGCCATGGACGAAGCCATTGTGCAGCAGGATGATTTTGCTCTGGATGTGGAACTGAAGGTCAAAGGCCAGACCCGCTGGATTCACCTGAAAGGCCGCACCGCCCAAAACCGCGAAAGACAGGTGGTGCTGCTGTACGGCACCGCACAGGACATCACCGAAAGCCGCAAAGCCCGTGAAGCCCTGCAGGCCCTGTCCAACCGTCTGTTGCTGGCCACCGAGGCTGGAGGCATTGGCATCTGGGAATGGGACAGCGACACCATGTGCATCGAGATGGACCGCAAAATGCTGGAACTGCTCAACATTCCCGAGCAGGGCAGCCACAGGCAGGACATCTACCAGTTGATCCGTGCCCAGATCCTGAACGATGACCAGCCCATGCTGGAAGAATTTTTTCGTGCTGTGGCAGAAGGAAGGCAGCAGTGGCAGCACATCCTGCATGCTGACTTCCGGGTTTCCCTGAAACGGGGCAAATTCCGGGTGATCCGTTCACATGCACGGGTGCTGCCCGGCACAAGCCTGGGGACCTTCCGCATGCTCGGGACGGCGTGGGACATCACCGACCAGAAAACCACCGAGCACCTGATCCGCCATCAGGCCAACCATGACGCCCTGACCGACCTCCCCAACCGGCGGCTGTTCTTCGAATTGCTGTCTCAGGAAATCAAAAATACCCACCGCACCGACCACTTCTGTGCGGTCCTGTTCATCGATCTGGACCGCTTCAAGGAAGTCAACGACACTTTCGGGCACCAGGCCGGAGACGAACTCCTGAAAGAGGTGTCCAACCGCCTGAAGATGTGCACCCGAGCCAGCGATGTGCTGGCCCGACTCTCTGGCGATGAATTCGTGATCATGCTCACCCACCTCTCTGAAATCAGCCCTGCTGCCATGATTGCCGAGCGGATTCTGGCGATCCTGTCCCATCCGATCAAACTGGGCCGGGAAAACATCACCATCACGGCCAGCATCGGGATTGCGGTTTATCCAGAGGATGCAGAAGATGCCAACAAACTGCTGGTGTATGCCGATCAGGCGATGTACAACGCCAAAAACGAAGGCAAAAACCGCTATGCCTTCTTCCAGAAAGCCATGCAGGACCAGGCCCTTCAGAAACGCACCCTCACACTGGAGCTTTCACAGGCCATCCGGCGCAACGAACTGGAGATGTACTACCAGCCCATTCTGGACCTGAACACCCACAGCATCCTCAAAGCCGAAGCCTTGCTGCGCTGGAAACACCCCGAGAAAGGGTTCATCAGTCCGGCCGTGTTCATTCCCATTGCCGAAGAAAGCGACCTGATTCATGCTCTGGGCGATTGGGTGTTCAAAACGGTGGTGCAACAAATCCGCAGTTGGAACCAGCAGGGGCTTCCAGAGATCGATGTCTCCGTGAACGTCTCAGCGAAGCAGTTTCTGCAAAAAGGCACCATGGAGCGCTTCATGGGGTACACCCGTGAGGCAGGCATCCACCCGGATCGCCTGATCATTGAAATCACCGAAAGCGTGTTTTTGCAGGATGCCTTTGAAATCGCCGAACAGTTCCGTTTGCTGCAAGAAGCTGGAATCCGTCTGGCCCTTGATGACTTCGGGACCGGCTATTCCAGCCTGAATTACCTGACCCGCTTTGACACCCGCTTCATCAAAATCGACCGGTCGTTCGTCAAGAACCTGACCGAAGACAGTTCCAGTCCGATCATTGATGCCATCATTGCCATGAGCCACCAGCTTGGCAAAACCGTGATTGCAGAAGGGGTGGAAACCCGACAGCAGGTCGAATGGCTCAAAGCCCGATCATGCGACTATGTGCAAGGGTATTACTACGCCAAACCCATGCCTGCTGCAGATTTTGTGAAGTTTGTGCTGGAGTTCATGGCCCCCCTGGACCCGGACATGCACTGA
- a CDS encoding alpha/beta fold hydrolase, translating into MILLLHAFPLNNQMYALLQQALYDAGEEVFAPNVPGFGGQAGTLTSLEDFAQDLLKTLPEQGTIALGLSMGGYLLMRLLALAPERFSGVILANTRMGEDTPEGKQNRLNVAEKVLKEGLKSVPDAMLPGLLGQDAPEDIIDSVKTMVLQASPEGVAAAQRAMAARPDSKEVLSGLNMPVLVIAGKQDTLIPTSASREMAEVTKGQYLELDTAHLSNLLDPEGFNEAVLKFIEEVRAAEE; encoded by the coding sequence ATGATCCTGCTTTTGCATGCTTTCCCATTGAACAACCAGATGTACGCCCTGTTGCAACAAGCGCTTTACGATGCCGGAGAAGAGGTTTTTGCCCCCAACGTTCCCGGTTTTGGTGGTCAAGCTGGAACCCTGACCTCTCTGGAGGATTTTGCTCAGGACCTGCTGAAAACCCTCCCAGAGCAGGGCACCATTGCTCTGGGACTCAGCATGGGAGGGTACCTGCTGATGCGTTTGCTGGCTCTGGCCCCAGAGCGTTTCAGTGGGGTGATTCTGGCCAACACCCGCATGGGAGAAGACACCCCTGAGGGCAAACAAAACCGCCTGAACGTGGCTGAGAAAGTCCTCAAAGAAGGCTTGAAAAGCGTTCCCGATGCCATGCTCCCCGGTTTGCTGGGCCAGGATGCCCCGGAGGACATCATCGACAGCGTGAAAACCATGGTCTTGCAAGCGTCTCCTGAGGGTGTGGCTGCAGCCCAGAGGGCCATGGCTGCCCGTCCAGACTCTAAAGAAGTGCTCTCTGGCCTGAACATGCCGGTCTTGGTCATCGCAGGAAAACAGGACACCTTGATTCCCACCTCGGCTTCCAGAGAGATGGCAGAAGTGACAAAAGGCCAGTACCTCGAACTGGACACCGCCCACCTCAGCAACCTGCTGGACCCCGAGGGCTTCAACGAAGCCGTTTTGAAATTCATCGAAGAGGTCCGGGCAGCAGAGGAGTAA
- a CDS encoding type 1 glutamine amidotransferase domain-containing protein codes for MKMIGLLLEDYFDEREVIYPYYRVQEAGFGVVVIGPKVTSYHGKTPYSMEATIAASDVKSEDLAGLIVPGGFAPDRIRRVKAMTDLIREIDGQKKPLGAICHAGWALISAGVVKGRTLTGFSSIKEDLVNAGANYVDQKVVTDGNLVTAQHADDLPAFTRAFVDLF; via the coding sequence ATGAAAATGATTGGACTGTTGCTGGAAGACTACTTTGATGAACGTGAAGTGATCTACCCCTACTACCGTGTGCAGGAAGCTGGATTTGGTGTGGTGGTGATTGGTCCCAAAGTGACCTCTTACCACGGAAAAACCCCTTACAGCATGGAAGCCACCATTGCTGCCTCGGATGTGAAGTCCGAGGATTTGGCCGGACTGATTGTGCCCGGAGGTTTTGCCCCGGACCGCATCCGCCGCGTGAAAGCCATGACCGACCTGATCCGCGAGATCGACGGGCAGAAGAAGCCTCTGGGGGCCATCTGTCATGCAGGTTGGGCTTTGATCAGTGCAGGTGTTGTCAAGGGCCGCACCCTGACGGGATTTTCCTCCATCAAAGAGGATCTGGTGAATGCTGGGGCCAACTATGTGGACCAAAAAGTGGTCACCGACGGCAATCTGGTGACTGCCCAGCACGCCGATGACCTCCCTGCGTTCACCAGAGCATTTGTAGACCTGTTCTGA
- a CDS encoding vWA domain-containing protein — MMFKKHVLPMALVLSLSLAACGSNTPAVIKPSAGTVNGYTIDVSKKDTVKFNVSALDGTGKVILDGKIDSFSVQVQEIKNNPADTTLNDVTVTTNICGQYTSAGGPITCALVLDASGSMDSTDPDKKRNEAAKLFVSRISSKDQVAVANFGSDSKPPYDDLNVYQEFTSDKTLLDKAIDDATLADGGTPLWEATTESVDLLSKASGNNKIALVLTDGNANSATALDGAIAAAQKANVKLFMVGLAANSIDEADMQKAAQMTSGLYSKVSDAASLNDLFNKAFNQSQAFGCLQVVFKLKGAVPAAGTEIKGTLTINMNGGQFVAPFAVTFL; from the coding sequence ATGATGTTCAAAAAGCATGTTCTTCCCATGGCCCTCGTGCTCAGTCTGTCCCTTGCTGCTTGCGGAAGCAACACCCCTGCTGTGATCAAACCCAGCGCAGGAACTGTCAACGGATACACCATTGATGTCAGCAAGAAAGACACCGTCAAGTTCAATGTCAGCGCTCTGGACGGAACCGGAAAAGTCATCTTGGATGGCAAAATCGACAGTTTTTCCGTGCAGGTTCAGGAAATCAAAAACAACCCTGCAGACACCACCCTCAATGATGTCACCGTCACCACCAACATCTGTGGTCAGTACACCTCTGCGGGTGGTCCCATCACCTGCGCTCTGGTGCTGGATGCAAGCGGATCCATGGACAGCACCGACCCGGACAAGAAACGCAACGAAGCCGCCAAACTCTTTGTGAGCCGGATTTCCAGCAAGGATCAGGTGGCTGTGGCCAACTTTGGCTCAGACAGCAAACCACCTTATGACGACCTGAATGTCTACCAGGAATTCACCTCAGACAAAACCCTGCTCGACAAGGCCATTGATGATGCCACCCTTGCAGATGGAGGAACCCCACTCTGGGAAGCCACCACAGAATCCGTGGATCTGCTGTCCAAAGCCAGCGGCAACAACAAAATTGCACTGGTGCTGACCGACGGCAATGCCAACAGCGCCACCGCTCTGGATGGTGCCATTGCAGCTGCACAAAAAGCCAACGTGAAACTGTTCATGGTGGGACTGGCCGCCAACAGCATTGATGAAGCAGACATGCAAAAAGCTGCACAGATGACCTCTGGTCTGTATTCCAAGGTTTCAGATGCCGCCAGCCTGAATGACCTGTTCAACAAAGCCTTTAACCAGAGTCAGGCCTTCGGATGCCTGCAGGTGGTGTTCAAACTCAAAGGGGCGGTGCCTGCAGCAGGCACCGAAATCAAAGGAACGCTGACCATCAACATGAACGGTGGACAGTTTGTGGCTCCTTTTGCCGTGACCTTCCTGTAA
- a CDS encoding M20/M25/M40 family metallo-hydrolase, with protein MSQITFLKSLLEAVGPSGFEERAAQVWLDEAATFADQTYKDRYGNSFAVLNPEGEHTVMMSGHIDEIGVIVTHVDSEGLIYFQGLGGWDPQVLVGQRIRLLAEGGDILAVVGKKAIHLMDADERSKASKIDDLWLDAALPAEEVKTRVKIGTPGRIEQPVLFSGRKIISPALDNRIGAYVVLEALRRMKELGVKERVVAVASSQEEIGAWGARVAAYGLNPDLAFTVDLCFESKAPGINVKVLGESEFGSGTAITVGPMIHPAVAKGLQAAADQHKLKYTLQAARRHTSTDADEIHLVRSGVPGAVLSIPSRYMHSPNEIVDLDDVDNTIELMAQYVLGVQDYGFIR; from the coding sequence ATGAGCCAAATCACCTTTCTGAAATCCCTGCTGGAGGCTGTGGGTCCCTCTGGCTTTGAAGAGCGTGCTGCACAGGTGTGGCTGGACGAGGCCGCCACTTTTGCCGACCAGACCTACAAGGACCGTTACGGCAACTCCTTTGCAGTGCTGAACCCCGAGGGAGAGCACACGGTCATGATGTCCGGGCACATCGACGAAATCGGTGTGATTGTGACCCACGTGGACAGCGAAGGCCTGATTTACTTTCAGGGCCTGGGCGGATGGGACCCTCAGGTTCTGGTGGGACAGCGCATCCGTTTGCTGGCCGAAGGTGGAGACATTCTGGCCGTGGTGGGCAAAAAAGCCATCCACCTGATGGACGCCGATGAACGCAGCAAAGCCAGCAAAATCGATGACCTCTGGCTTGATGCAGCCCTCCCTGCAGAGGAAGTCAAAACCAGAGTCAAGATCGGCACCCCCGGACGCATCGAGCAGCCTGTGTTGTTCTCTGGCCGCAAAATCATCAGTCCAGCCCTCGACAACCGGATCGGAGCTTATGTGGTGCTGGAAGCCCTGCGCCGCATGAAAGAACTCGGGGTCAAAGAGCGGGTGGTGGCGGTCGCCAGCAGTCAGGAAGAAATTGGCGCATGGGGCGCCAGAGTGGCTGCTTATGGCTTAAACCCCGATCTGGCGTTCACTGTGGACCTGTGCTTTGAAAGCAAAGCTCCGGGCATCAATGTGAAAGTGCTCGGGGAAAGCGAATTTGGCAGCGGAACGGCCATCACCGTTGGCCCCATGATTCATCCTGCAGTTGCCAAGGGCCTGCAAGCTGCTGCAGACCAGCACAAACTCAAATACACCTTGCAAGCTGCCAGACGCCACACCTCCACCGACGCCGACGAAATCCATCTGGTGCGCTCTGGGGTCCCCGGTGCCGTGCTGAGCATCCCCTCCCGTTACATGCACTCCCCCAACGAAATTGTGGATCTGGACGATGTGGACAACACCATCGAACTGATGGCGCAGTATGTGCTCGGGGTGCAGGATTATGGGTTCATTCGTTAA